A window of the Tachysurus fulvidraco isolate hzauxx_2018 chromosome 6, HZAU_PFXX_2.0, whole genome shotgun sequence genome harbors these coding sequences:
- the LOC113654619 gene encoding cytochrome c oxidase assembly factor 5, with product MPQYYEDKEEDVRACAGIREDFKACLLQHDCVVKEGKKPSECLKEGHCKGLQVSFFECKRSMLDTRSRFRGRKGY from the exons ATGCCCCAGTACTACGAAGATAAAGAGGAGGATGTTCGAGCTTGTGCCGGAATCAGAGAAGATTTTAAGGCCTGTCTCCTTCAGCACGACTGCGTTGTAAAG gAAGGTAAAAAGCCCAGTGAATGTCTGAAGGAGGGACACTGCAAAGGCCTGCaggtttctttctttgaatGTAAACGCTCAATG CTGGACACAAGATCTCGGTTTAGAGGCAGAAAAGGCTACTAA
- the si:dkey-4e7.3 gene encoding inosine-uridine preferring nucleoside hydrolase, producing MEKKLLIDVDCGVDDAQAIMMALAVPDVQILGFTCVHGNSSIENVCKNVLRVLQACDRMEIPVFRGASKPLLGDSINASLFHGHDGLGDAPDPNAPGLELVQKEGAVSAIIRIVNEHPGEVSLVATGPLTNLALAVRLEPMLPEKLKGLYVMGGNTDSRGNTTVCGEFNFTADPEAAYIVLNEYLCPTYIACWEFTCRHSLPWEFCDTWLAQDTAKARFMKKIFQHSMDMCNNERLCKEQVAEPGFISCDSFAMAAAINDKIIESDHKAVTVELTGKHTRGMMVVDHIDELKKTHKAYIMKKMDLEEFKTLLINALK from the exons ATGGAAAAGAAATTGCTTATAGATGTAGACTGTGGAGTGGACGATGCTCAGGCTATCATGATGGCTCTGGCTGTGCCGGATGTGCAGATCCTGGGTTTCACCTGCGTTCATGGCAACTCCTCCATAGAGAATGTGTGCAAAAACGTCCTGCGAGTCCTACAAGCTTGTGACCGGATGGAG ATTCCTGTATTCAGAGGGGCATCAAAGCCACTTCTTGGGGATTCTATAAATGCTTCTCTGTTTCATGGACATGATGGGCTTGGTGATGCTCCAGACCCAAATGCTCCTGGTCTGGAACTAGTACAAAAGGAGGGAGCCGTTTCAGCCATCATCCGCATCGTTAACGAGCATCCAGGAGAG GTATCTTTAGTGGCTACAGGTCCTTTGACAAACCTAGCACTAGCAGTAAGGTTGGAGCCTATGTTGCCCGAGAAGCTGAAAGGCCTGTACGTCATGGGAGGCAACACAGATT CGAGGGGGAACACTACTGTATGTGGAGAATTCAACTTTACAGCAGACCCTGAAGCAGCGTATATTGTATTGAATGAATACCTGTGCCCAACTTACATCGCCTGCTGGGAGTTCACTTGCCGCCACAGCTTGCCCTGG GAGTTCTGTGATACTTGGCTAGCTCAGGATACCGCAAAAGCTCGGTTCATGAAGAAGATCTTCCagcacagcatggacatgtgtAACAATGAGAGGCTCTGCAAAGAGCAAGTAGCTGAACCAGGATTTATTTCTTGTGATTCGTTTGCCATGGCAGCTGCCATCAATGACAAGATCATCGAGAGTGACCATAAGGCCGTAACTGTAGAGCTCACTGGTAAACATACCAGGGGAATGATGGTGGTAGATCACATTGATGAACTGAAGAAGACTCATAAAGCTTACATTATGAAGAAGATGGATTTAGAAGAGTTTAAAACGCTTCTAATAAATGCTTTGAAATGA